In Anopheles gambiae chromosome 2, idAnoGambNW_F1_1, whole genome shotgun sequence, a single window of DNA contains:
- the LOC133391799 gene encoding uncharacterized protein LOC133391799: protein MPPLKKHKPYQLPSDFEPLLARLGIESAQDGAHHRAAFALFGRNITFEAMEWNQSHYYLLRSWFRDGRSGRAPTRGPLLGMNGAAARPFRTFTTMRPNLESSLPRSNMTPYPVVVPFQRMEAPLPQEILNDRNKLLAYHKVHWRQVRLDWTHHRKLHLENFAPSLEAIETYRVQPTNV from the exons ATGCCTCCACTCAAGAAACACAAACCATACCAGCTGCCATCCGATTTCGAGCCGCTTCTGGCACGGTTAGGGATAGAGTCAGCGCAGGACGGCGCGCACCATCGTGCAGCGTTTGCTCTCTTCGGGCGAAACATCACCTTCGAGGCGATGGAATGGAACCAATCGCACTACTATCTGCTTCGGAGCTGGTTTCGGGATGGGAGGAGTGGACGTGCGCCCACCCGCGGTCCGCTGCTCGGCATGAACGGTGCCGCTGCCAGACCGTTCCGTACGTTCACTACCATGCGGCCGAACTTGGAGAGTTCCTTGCCGCGATCGAACATGACGCCGTACCCGGTCGTGGTACCGTTCCAGCGCATGGAAGCACCGTTGCCCCAGGAAATT CTGAACGATCGCAATAAGCTGCTGGCGTACCATAAAGTCCACTGGAGGCAGGTGCGCCTGGATTGGACCCATCACCGGAAGCTTCACCTGGAGAACTTTGCGCCCAGTTTGGAGGCGATTGAGACGTACCGCGTACAGCCGACGAACGTTTAG